Proteins encoded in a region of the Vicia villosa cultivar HV-30 ecotype Madison, WI linkage group LG5, Vvil1.0, whole genome shotgun sequence genome:
- the LOC131601832 gene encoding repetitive proline-rich cell wall protein-like: protein MRRAFFFPLLLLVTFFYATSILARDDPSGTEVSTEGKLANEGVTKPILEGPNEDEKFKGYFYLKHKLKGYFHKKPIYYKPIPKYIPTYKPFHKPIIGEKPIPSAVEPEAFLKHKHYFFKKPIVPIVKPVYVPIYKPVPKVIPIYKPIPIYKPIPKVIPIVKPIH, encoded by the exons ATGAGAAGGGCTTTCTTTTTTCCTTTGTTGCTTCTTGTAACATTCTTTTATGCTACTTCTATTTTAGCAAGAGATGATCCCTCAG GGACTGAAGTGAGCACAGAAGGGAAGCTTGCAAATGAAGGGGTGACAAAGCCAATCCTAGAAGGGCCAAATGAAGATGAAAAATTCAAAGGATATTTTTATCTAAAACACAAACTCAAAGGATATTTTCACAAGAAACCAATTTATTATAAGCCTATACCAAAATACATTCCAACCTATAAACCATTCCACAAaccaatcataggtgaaaaaccAATCCCCTCTGCTGTTGAGCCAGAGGCATTTCTTAAGCATAAGCATTATTTCTTCAAAAAGCCTATTGTTCCCATTGTTAAACCTGTTTATGTTCCAATTTACAAGCCAGTTCCTAAGGTTATTCCAATTTACAAGCCTATTCCAATTTACAAACCTATTCCAAAGGTGATTCCAATTGTTAAGCCAATTCATTAA
- the LOC131604991 gene encoding uncharacterized protein LOC131604991 → MVHPDNIVQDDGVLNPEIVNVNNDPVIDATPMINAVDVRQHFTNDRSFVSREQLIDWVRNEASKLGFGIVILRSDNGNSRRKAFVVLNCERGGSYVQSNRVLKHEDTGSRKCGCPFKLRANRRVDDLWRLTVICGMHNHALDVKLHGHPMACRLSREERNVISDLTIVKVAPRNILADLKRKKPDSVSNIKQVYNERHNLKESNQEQYIVKSQKK, encoded by the exons atggtgcatccggacaacattgtgcaagacgatggagtattaaatccggaaattgtcaacgttaataacgatccggttattgacgctactcctatgatcaatgcggtcgatgttaggcaacattttacaaatgatcggagcttcgttagtcgagaacaattgattgattgggttcgaaacgaagctagtaaacttggatttggaattgtcattttaaggtcggacaacggaaatagtaggcggaaagctttcgttgttttgaattgcgaacgtggTGGTAGTTATGTGCAATCAAACcgtgtgctaaaacacgaggacacgggatcgagaaagtgcgggtgtccttttaagttgcgtgctaatcggagggttgatgatttgtggcggttaaccgtaatttgtggaatgcataatcatgccttggatgtcaagttacacgggcatccaatggcgtgtcgtttgtcccgcgaagagaggaatgtgatatcggacctaacgatagtcaaagtggcgcctcgcaacatacttgccgatttgaagcgtaagaaaccggatagcgtttcaaatatcaagcaagtttacaatgaacggcacaatctcaag GAATCAAACCAAGAACAATACATTGTTAAGTCACAAAAAAAGTAA